A segment of the Rhizobium glycinendophyticum genome:
CGTTGCACCACTGAGCGCGGTTGTTGCCGCCCACGGCTTCGCAGCCGAGCAGGGTGTCGAGGAAGTTATCCGGGTCGCCGTTGTCACCGGTCCAGCCGAGCATGACGGCGCCATCACGATCCTTGGCCTTCGAACGGTCGAGATACTCGGCCCACTCGTAGGAAACGATCTCGACCTTCACACCGATCTTGGCGAAGTCGTCCTGCATGATTTCAGCCGCACGACGGGCGTTCAGCATGTAGGGACGCGAAACCGGCATCGCCCAGATCTTCATCGAGAGATCCTTGACGCCGGCTGCTTCGAGTTCCTTCTTGGCAGCGTCGAGGTCGTAGGCGTCGTCCTGCGTGGCTTCGTTGTAAGACCACATGGTCGGCGGGATCGGGTTCTTGGCCGGCGTTGCCATGCCCTGGAAGACGGCGTCAACGATGGCAGCCTTGTTGATCGCCTTGTTCAGCGCCTTGCGCACTTCCGGCTTGTCGAACGGTGCCTGGGTCGTGTTGTAGGCGAGGTAGGCGACGTTGAGGCCTTCCTGTTCCATCACGGTAAGCGACGGGTCCGACTTCATGGCTTCAACGTCGGCAGCGTTCGGGAACGGCATCAGGTGGCATTCGCCAGCCTTCAGCTTCTGATAACGAACGGCAGCATCGGTGGTGATGGCGAAGACCAGATCGTCGATTTTCGGGGCACCGCCCCAGTAGTCGGCGTTCTTCTTGTAGCGGATGACGGCGTCCTGCTGGTAGCCGACGAAGATGAACGGACCCGTGCCGACCGGCATCTGGTTCAGCTGTTCCTTCTTGCCTTCAGCTTCGAGCTTGTCGGCATATTCCTTCGACAGGATCGAGGCGAAGGGCATGGCGAGGTTGGCGATGAACGGCGCTTCCGGACGGTTCAGGACGAACTTCACGGTCAGGTCATCGACCTTCTCGATCGACTTGATCAGTTCGGGGAAACCCATGCCGGCGGCATATTCCCAGGAGGTGCCAGCAACATACTGGTTCCACGGATGGTCAGCCTTAATCTGGCGTTCCAGCGAGAAGATGACGTCGTCGGCATTGAGGTCACGCGACGGCGTGAAGAATTCCGTGGTGTGGAACTTGACGCCGGGACGCAGCTTGAAGGTGTATTCCGTACCGTCGGCATTGACTTCGTAGCTCTCGGCGAGGCCGGCTTCAGCTTCCGTCGTGCCAGGCTTGAACTCCATCAGGCGGCTGTAGACCGGGTGAGCAGAAGCGTCGAAGGTCGTGCCGGCGGTGTACATGCCCGGATCGAATCCCTCAGGCGAACCTTCCGAGCAATAGACGAAGGTCTTGGCGCTGGCAGCGCCCGAGAGGAAAGTGGCCGCAAGCAGGGCTGCGGCAGCAAAGGCAAATTTGGTTTTCATCAGCAGTCTCCCAAAGGCGAAGACGGAGACCCGCCTCGCCGGTTCTTTTGGTTCCGCGGCACGTGGATCGCGCCCGTGTTTTTTCGCTCTGGTCAAGGACCAGAGCCGGCGATTGATCGCAAGGCTGGGAAAGTCGCAAAATGACAACCGCCATCCCCGTCCATCAGATCACTAATGAAGTGTCTTATCGGCTTGAGAAATGTTGTAAAGAGAAATTCTGCCGCATTTGCACTGCAATCTGGTCCAGATTTCGGCAAAATGTCTGCGATACGCACGATCATTCGGCGCTCACGCCCCTTAATTTCAAAAAGCCGTCAAATCGCATGCGCCCCATAGCTGCGCCATTTAGGCCGCTTTTCCCATGCGAGCGTCGCAATGAGAAAGGCCGACCGGCAATCACGGTCCCGGCAGATCGTGATAACTTCTCCGCCCCCCTGGTTGTCTGCCAGTTTACCGTATCCTGTTCCAGCTCTGGCCATCACCAAGGTAGTTCGCTCTGGCGCATCGTGGCCGGGAACCGGTTGGTCGACCGTCGGTTGGGATGATGCGCCATTGATGCGCTTTTCATCATATCACGCAGTTCAGACTGCGGCGGCGCTAGCGCTTACAACCGAAGGAGACCGCATGACCAGAAAGAAAGAACTGTCCGCCATTATCGGCGCGCTGATAGTGGTCGTGGTTGGCGTCGGCGCCTTCTATTTTGTCTCAACCCGTTTCGAGACAGCACCGAACCCCTCAGTATCGAACAAGGAAGGCCGGAATGAACAACCCGCCGGACCCGCAAATCCGGCGGCATTGCCGGGCAATCAGTAAACGAGAGCTGCAGAACTTCATATTGTCACGTCGCGCAGGCGTTTCGGATGATATCGACGGCTCAAGTCCATCTATGCAACGACCAAACTGCTGCCGGCCGACTTGATTTGTTCGCCGATCTCCAGAGGCGGCTCTCTGTCGGTTACGACTTCATCCACCGCTTCGAACCCACAGACGCGCACCAAGCCCTGGCGCCCGAACTTCGAGTGGTCGGTCACCACCAGCCTCCGCCGCCCGCGAGTCAAAACCGTACGGGCAAATTCCGCCTCTTCAAGATCATAATCCATCATGCCCTCCGCATCGACGGCGCCGGTGGAAATGATTGCATGGGTCACGGAAAAGCGGCTGATGAAATCAATGGCGGTCGTGCCGAAGGCAGCCCCGTTGTCGCTGCGCAATTCACCGCCTGCCATATAGACCCTGTTGTCGTTCAGGGTCGCCAGAGTGCGGGCGATGTCGGACGAGTTGGTCACGACGGTCAGCCGGCGATGACCGGTCAGTTCCCGTGCCAGAAAGCTTGTCGTGGTGCCTGTATCCATCATAATCGAGTCGCCGTCGCGTATCGTCGCGGCAACGATCGCCGCAATACGCCGCTTCGCCTCGCTGTTTTCCCGCATCCGGCGCTCGAATGGCGCCTCCGCGACCGTTGAGGCAAGGCTGATCGCGCCATGGGTCTTCACAAGGTTGCCACTGCCGGCCAGCAGCTTGATGTCGCGCCTGATGGTCTCGAGCGACACGTTAAGCTTGCGCGCAAGAACTGAAAGGGCAACTGTTCCTTCGTGCTCCAGCACCCGCAGGATCTCTCGCTGTCTCTTTGAAGTGGGCATTATCTTCCCTCTGTCCGGCAATCGCCCCGGTTCGTCATGCCCCAGTTTCTCCTCGAATACCACACAATCGGTCATGAAATCACAAAAAACCACAAAGCGAGATTGACAAATCCGCTAGCTTGGCCCGAGACTGAAGACCTACACACGCTCGTCATCAGATACGAAAAGTACGGGGAACGACGACCGGGTGCCTTGCCTGTTCTGTGGATTTTCAACGGGCTCTACTGGGAGAACTCGAATGCTTCAGCTCGACTGCAGGCCAGGGACAGTTGCCTCCGCATGTCTGATCACCGCCTGCCTCTTTGCTGCGCCTCATTCGGCGCAGCTGACCTCAGATACAACCAAGCTGGCGCCTCATGACTAAACCGCCCAGCCCCCTTCAACGCCATCATCGCGACCGGTTCAAATCAGCGGGTGCGGCGCGCGTAGCGGAGCCGATGGCGTGACCCACTTTCCCACGACCCCCAAATGCGAAGATCGCATCGCAGCCCTCCCCTGCTGGAATGGTCCCATCGAGATCTCGGTACTGAAGGGGGGGCTCAGCAACGAAAGCTTCCTGGTCGCCGATGCATCCGGCCGCCATGTCGTGCGGTTCGGCACCGACTATCCCTTCCATCAGGTGGACCGGTCTCGCGAACTGATGACGGCGCGTGCCGCGCACGAGGCGGGCTTTGCACCGAAAGTGGAATATGCCGAGCCGGGGATCATGGTGTCGAGCTTCCTCAACGCGAGGACGTTCGCCGCTTCAGATGTTGTGGCGGAGCGCGAACGGATCGCACGACTGCTCAGGCGCTTCCACAAGGAGATGCCGCGTCACGTCACGGGCGCTGGCTTCATGTTCTGGCCCTTCCACGTGGTGCGTGATTATGCCCGCACGCTTGAGGCCGGGGGCAGCCGGATGATTCCCGAACTTGCGCGCTACATGGAGATTGCCGAGCAGCTGGAAGCGGCACAGACCTCGCTTCCGATCGTCTTTGCTCATAACGACCTGCTTCCCTCCAACATTCTCGATGATGGCGAGAAGCTCTGGCTGATCGATTTCGAATATGCAGGGTTTTCGACGGCGATGTTCGATCTTGCCGGTGCAACATCCAATGCCGGCCTGACACCCGAGCAGTCGGAGGAGTTTCTCGTAGCCTATTTCGGCGACTCGCCCTCGCCCGATATCCGCCGCTCCCTCGCCGCCATGCAGTGCGCCTCTCTCCTGCGCGAAGCCATGTGGAGCATGACGTCTGAACTCTACCTCAATGCACCGGGCGCCGACTATGTCGGCTACACCGCCGAAAATCTCTTGCGCCTGCAAGAGGCGCTCGACCACTACAACTCAGTCTACGGGAAACATGAGTCATGACCCTGCCTTCACACGCCCAGATCGTCGTTATCGGCGGTGGCATTATCGGTTGCTCCACCGCTTATCACCTGGCGAAAGACCACAAGGCAGACGTCCTGCTCCTTGAGCAGGGCACTCTCACATCGGGCTCCACCTGGCACGCGGCGGGGCTTGTTGGTCAGCTCCGCTCTTCGGCCTC
Coding sequences within it:
- a CDS encoding ABC transporter substrate-binding protein → MKTKFAFAAAALLAATFLSGAASAKTFVYCSEGSPEGFDPGMYTAGTTFDASAHPVYSRLMEFKPGTTEAEAGLAESYEVNADGTEYTFKLRPGVKFHTTEFFTPSRDLNADDVIFSLERQIKADHPWNQYVAGTSWEYAAGMGFPELIKSIEKVDDLTVKFVLNRPEAPFIANLAMPFASILSKEYADKLEAEGKKEQLNQMPVGTGPFIFVGYQQDAVIRYKKNADYWGGAPKIDDLVFAITTDAAVRYQKLKAGECHLMPFPNAADVEAMKSDPSLTVMEQEGLNVAYLAYNTTQAPFDKPEVRKALNKAINKAAIVDAVFQGMATPAKNPIPPTMWSYNEATQDDAYDLDAAKKELEAAGVKDLSMKIWAMPVSRPYMLNARRAAEIMQDDFAKIGVKVEIVSYEWAEYLDRSKAKDRDGAVMLGWTGDNGDPDNFLDTLLGCEAVGGNNRAQWCNEEFNALVKKAKVTSDQAERTKLYEEAQTVFKREAPWATIDHSLSVVPMRKEVSGFVQSPLGDFTFENVDIAE
- a CDS encoding DeoR/GlpR family DNA-binding transcription regulator gives rise to the protein MPTSKRQREILRVLEHEGTVALSVLARKLNVSLETIRRDIKLLAGSGNLVKTHGAISLASTVAEAPFERRMRENSEAKRRIAAIVAATIRDGDSIMMDTGTTTSFLARELTGHRRLTVVTNSSDIARTLATLNDNRVYMAGGELRSDNGAAFGTTAIDFISRFSVTHAIISTGAVDAEGMMDYDLEEAEFARTVLTRGRRRLVVTDHSKFGRQGLVRVCGFEAVDEVVTDREPPLEIGEQIKSAGSSLVVA
- a CDS encoding choline kinase family protein, producing the protein MTHFPTTPKCEDRIAALPCWNGPIEISVLKGGLSNESFLVADASGRHVVRFGTDYPFHQVDRSRELMTARAAHEAGFAPKVEYAEPGIMVSSFLNARTFAASDVVAERERIARLLRRFHKEMPRHVTGAGFMFWPFHVVRDYARTLEAGGSRMIPELARYMEIAEQLEAAQTSLPIVFAHNDLLPSNILDDGEKLWLIDFEYAGFSTAMFDLAGATSNAGLTPEQSEEFLVAYFGDSPSPDIRRSLAAMQCASLLREAMWSMTSELYLNAPGADYVGYTAENLLRLQEALDHYNSVYGKHES